The sequence GGTCACGGTGATGTTATCGCAGGTTTTGTTGTAGGTTCATTAGATTTCGTAACCCAAGTACGTCTTGTTGGTGTTAAAGATATGACTGGTGCTTCATTAAGTCCATTTGACGCTTTCCTAGTTGGAAGAGGTATGAAAACTCTTGACCTAAGAATGGAAAGACACTGTGCTAATGGAATGGCAGTTGCTGAGTTCTTAGAGCAACATCCAATGGTAGAAAGAGTTTACTACCCTGGTCTAAAAAATGACCCATACCATGAAGCAGCTAAAAAACAGATGAAAATGTTTGGTGGAATCGTTGCCTTTGAAGTAAAAGGTGGTTTCGAAGCAGGTAAAAAAGTTATAAACTCTGTTCAAATGTGTAAATTAGCAGTAAGTTTAGGAGATGCTGAAACACTAGTACAACATCCAGCGTCCATGACTCACTCAACCTACACTCCAGAAGAACTTGCAGCAGTAGGTATAAGCACAGGACTAGTTCGTGTATCAGCTGGACTAGAAAATGCAGAAGATATCATTGCAGATCTAGCTCAAGCCTTAGAGCAAATTAAATAATTAAACAACCCAAAATAACAACAAACCCAAAAAAATAACCAAAGCCCCGAACTTGTTTCGGGGTTTTTTAATTTATCCAACCACTGTCCCCGTGTTAATTTTGATAGGTAAGTAATTAGATGTAGTATGATAAACACTTTGTATCTATATGGCCGTTACTAATTAAAAATAGAAATAATAAAATCTTTCAATGTGAATATACATCATAATAAAGGTTAAATGTAGCCAATGATATACAGTAAAAAGGTAGAAATAAGAAAAAAGGGGGAAATATATTGAAGAAAGATACTATATTTATTACAAGAACTGGCTTACTACTTGCTTTGGCATTGGTATTTCAACTGGGATTTAGACTTTTTGCCCAGCCTGTTGTTGGTCCAATGGTAAACTTTGTGCTAATATTTAGTGCTATTTACGTAGGGACATTATCAGGCGTGATCATTGGGGCATTAACTCCACTGATAGCATTTATGGTTGGTATAATGCCACTTTTCCCCGTGGTGCCATTTGTAATGATAGGAAATGCCTTGCTAGTAATTGTATTTAATTACATTAGACAAAAGATAAGATTAAACACAAACTATGTAGCTGTTGTAGTAGGGGCATTAGTGAAGTATGGATTTTTGGCCATATCCGCACGCTATATGGTAGGTCTATTTATTCCAGTAGTCCCGCCACCATTGGTAGCATCTTTGTCCCTACCACAGCTATACACAGCACTTGTAGGTGGAGGGCTGGCAGTTGTAGTAGCAGAAGTGGTGGGAAAAGCTTTAGTTAAAGAACCGGTACAAAATTAACAAATAGAAGCATTGTTCACTTTGAACTATGCTTCTATTTGTTTGAAAACAAGGAATTAGCTAAAGAATGTAGAATTAGAAATATTACTAAATAATGTGAGGTGAATATTATGGACGTTGATTTGTTGCTTAATGACAATTCTTTTTTCAAAGCCATATTTAACGTTATTCCAGCAATAGCACTGATAATGAATGAAGATGGTATGGTATTCACTATAAATGAAGTAGGTAAGAATTTACTAGGACTATACTCTTATAAAGGTGACTTGCGAGGTGGGGATACACTTAAATGTATAAATAGACACTCTGACCCGAAAGGATGTGGGTTTAGTCCGCAGTGTAATGATTGCACAATCAGAAAAGCTATCAAAAGTGCAATCAATGGGGAAAAAATAGCTAGAGTCAAAGGTAAATACATAGTGGAAGTAAAAGGTGAACAAATAGAACTAAATATACTTATAAGTGCTGCGCTAATGGAATATCAAGGTCAAAAATTAGCCATATCTATAATAGAAGACATATCAGAGCTAACAGAATTAGAAGGACTAATCCCTATCTGTGCTCACTGTAAAAAGATTCGCGATGATGATGGGTATTGGAATAGAGTTGAAGTATACATAGAAAAGCATACTGAAGCGGAATTTACCCATGACGTTTGCCCCAAATGTATCGAAACAATAAAAAAGAGTCATGCACAATTGCTTTAAAGTTAGTAAAATTTGGGAGGAGAGTATAGAGATGATTGAATCAAGGTGTGGAATACTGTGTTCAGAATGTGAATATAAAGAAGAAATGGACTGTAAAGGTTGCGTAAACATTGACAAGCCTTTCTGGGGAGAGAAATGCCCTGTTAAGGTGTGCTGTGAAAGTAAAGAATTATCACACTGTGGACAGTGTGATAATTTCCCTTGTGAATTACTGATACAGTTTGCCTATGATAAAGAACAAGGGGATGATGGTAAGAGGATAAAACAATGTAAGGCATGGCAAGGGTAAGTGAAAAATCTACAAATATCCGTTAAGGGGGATAAAAATGCGTTATATAATGAAACAGAAACTATTTTCAATTAAAGATAAATTCACTATTCAAGATGAAACAGAAAACACAGCATACCTTATAGAAGGAACACTTTTTACGTTAGGCAATAGGTTATCATTTCAAAATAAATACGGGGAAGAGCTACTGAATATTAAACAAAAGGTATTATCCTTTATAACAACCTATGAAATTCTTAAAGATGAACAAGTATATGCTATTGTAAAGAAAGAACCATTCACATTGTTTAGGTCAAAATTTACAATAGAAGTTTATAATGGTGACTATATTGAAGTGCAAGGCAATTTCATAGACCACGAATATCAATTCACTAAAGGACAATACACAATTGGGTCTGTTTCAAAGGAGTTTTTCTCTTGGTCAGATACCTATGGGATAGACGTGGCTGAAGGTGAAGATGATGAACTTATTCTAGCCTGCGCAGTAATAATAGATATGATTAGCCACAACGGTAAAAGAAGATAAAGGGGTATCAAATCTACATTCAAAAAAACTCTCCAACGGTTTGGAGAGTTTTTTTGAATGTAAGACAGGTACTTTACTTAAAAACTATAGGTAATGTATTCCCTCCATAAGGCATTAAAGTTATTTTGGGGTTGCTAGGAGCTAATGAATAGGCTACATTCATGGCTTCTTCTGGTGAACCAGCGGGTATGAAACCTAGTTTTTTCACAGTTTCATCAGGTAGTGCAGAAACCAAGATAAGTTTCCTAAATACACCTGTATAAGCTGTTTTATATGCTGCATAGCCAGGTACCGTAAAGTTCTCCTTAAGAGCTTTTTCCATGTCTTCCAGGGTACTATACCTAAACCAGCTTAAAAATTCTTCAGCTCCTAACCCTTCGCTGCATTCAGAGAATAAAACAATAACACTATCTTCATTGCCACCATAAAGACAGTTATCCATGGTTTTTACACTCTGGTATAAGTTCATGTCCTTTGGATACCCACCTGCTGATGCAACGATGATTTCTGCCTTTTCTCTTATTTCTATACCATAGAGCTCTCTAATATAGTCACAGCCTTTAAGCCATGCTTTTTCAAAATCGCCACCCACAAATTTAACAAAGTTGCCTTCTGTATCTAAAACAACATTGAACAGAAAGTCTGGGGAAAATTTACGACATATTTCAGTGATATCTTCTCGCATTGGGTTATCTGATATTTTGTTTGACCCAGCATTTGGGTTAAGACCTGCTCCTTCACCTTCGTAGAAGGTAAGGCGATGGTTATGTTGAATTGTTTTAAGACCAGCAACACCAGGAACTAAGCTTTTAGCTCCACCACCAAAGCCTGCGAACAGATGGAACACAATTCCACCTGTTAAAATAACGCGATCTGCTTCCGCTACCCTTTTGTTTATATATATGGGAGTACCAAAACTGGATTCTCCCATATACATAAGGTTATTATCATCAAAGCAGTTGTGGTCAAAAACCTTTACCCTTGAGTATAGTTCTTCTCCCACCAATATTTGAACTTCCTGCAATGTGGATGGACGGTGGGTCCCCAGTGCAACAATTATTTTTATGCTATTGTCATTAATCCCTAGATCATTTAAATAGTTTACTATGTGGATAAGGAAGAGGTGATTCTTTATCCAAGCCCTAGTAATATCGCTTATAACAATCACAACTTTTTCTCCTGATTTAACAATATCCTTTAAGGGTTTTGAGCCTACAGGGTTTTCTAATACTCTAATTAACTCACCCTCAATATCATTAATGTTAGTTGAATTCTTTGGTTTAAGTGTTTGAATGATACTTTTTGATGGTAAAACTATGTCAATGTCTTTCCTGCCATACTTAAATTTATACTTATCCATGACTTATCCTAAAAACCAGGCACTATAGAACCATCAAAGGCTTCCCAAATGAAATCACGGATTTCCTCGGAGTGGTAAATTTCAATAAGTCTTTTAACCCGGGCATCGTCCTTCAACTCAGGTCTAGTGGCTATAACGTTAACCCATGGTGAGTCTTGAGGTTCGATAAAAATTGAGTCCCTAACTGGGTTCATACCTGCTTCAATTATGAAGTTTGTGTTTATGGCCGCTACAGCTAAATCAGGAAGGGTACGTAAGATAATTGGAGCATCTAGTTCAATAAATTCAAGATTCTTTGGATTTTCTGCAATATCCCTAACTGTGGCACCAATACCAGTACCTTCTTTTAGTTTAATAATACCTGCTGACTCAAATAGAATTAGAGCCCTTCCTTGGTTTGTAAGATCATTTGGTAGACCTATTTTGTCACCTGTTACTAGTTCATCTAGGGATTCTAACTTATTTGAGTAAACACCCATTGGAAAATTAATAGTTGAAGCGATACTTACTATGTTGTAGTTACGGTCTTTGTTAAACTGATCTAGATATGGCTGATGTTGAAATATATTAACATCAAGCTGTTTTTCGTGTAATTGAATATTAGGCTGAACATACTCATTGAACACAACTAGTTTAATTTCCAAATCTTCCTTTGCAGCTATCTCTTTGATTTTTTTGCCGATTTCTTCATGGGGTCCACCTGTTACACCGATAACTAGGGTGTTTTCAGAGTCATTGTTTGAACCACAGGCTGTAAGGCCTAAAAGTATGATTAGTGATAATACAATTCCAATTATTTTTTTCATTTTTTAACACTCACTTTCAATTTATATTTAGTAGATTCCCTTTAGCAGCTTTTTCTCTTAGAAAAGCTAGTTTATTTGTAGCTTCAATTAATGTTTCTTCTTTTTTTGCAAAGTGAAATCTCACATATTTGTTAATATCCTCTTTGAAGAAACTAGAACCTGGCACTGCTGCAACACCCACTTCCTTTGCCATCCATTCACAAAATACCACATCGCTGCCATCCCAGAACTCTGAGATATCCACCATGACATAGTAAGCACCTTGAGGCTCTACATACTTTAGCCCAGCTTCATCTAAACCTTTTAGAAAGACTTTCTTTTTATTGTCATAAAGATTTTGTAATTTTATATAATATGAATCTGGAAGATTAAGCCCAGCTAAAGCAGCTGCCTGCAAAGGAGCTGCCGCCCCCACCGTAAGGAAATCGTGAACTTTTCTAGCATTTTCTGTTATAAAACTTGGTGCTATTATATACCCTAATCTCCAGCCAGTTATTGAGTAAGTTTTTGATAAGGAACTACACGAGATAGTTCTTTCATACATTCCTGGTAGGGAGGCAATATATGTGTGCTCAAAGGGAGGTAAAACTATATGTTCATAAACCTCATCGGCTATAACGAAAGTATCATACTCTATAGCCAGCTGTGCTATATAATCAAGCTCGTCACGGGAAAATACTTTTCCTGTGGGGTTTGAAGGGTTACACAATACAAGGGCTTTAGGATTTTGTGCAAATGCACTCCTTAGCTCATCTTTATCGAATGAAAACTGGGGAGGATGAAGGGGTACATAAATTGGTTCAGCCCCACAAAGGATAGTATCGGCTACATAGTTTTCATAAAAGGGTGAGAAAACGATAACTTTATCTCCGTGGTCGCACACAGTCATCATGGCAACCATCATTGCTTCTGTACTTCCACAGGTTACTACAATATCTGTATCTGGGTTTATAGCTAACCCCATGTACTTACTTTGCTTTTTAGCTAAAGCTTCTCGAAATTTTTGTGAACCCCAAGTTATTTCGTATTGATGAGGTCCAGTATCTGCAACTTTTTTTAGTTCATTCACAAGCTCTTGTGGTGGATCAAAATCGGGAAAACCCTGAGAAAGGTTAGTAGCCCCATATTTATTAGCCACACGGGTCATTCTTCTTATAAGAGAATCAGTGAAAAAATCAAGACGTTTACTTATCTTAGGCATTACATTCTTCCTTTCATCTTGTCTTTGTTAAGCAAAACCTTTACAAAAGTGTGTTGTTAATGATCTGACCCTGATGAAACTGCAACCCTTAATGACTCAATCTCTTTAACAAATAATCCCCCACGGTCTGAACAACATTTACTATCAGTAATAATATAATTGTCGTAACAACCATGACATCTGTTCTGAAGTATTGGTATCCATATCTTATGGCAAAGTCTCCTAACCCCCCACCACCTACAGTTCCTGCAACAGCAGAGAACCCAATTAGACTTACTGTTGTTATGGTAAGTGCATAGATTATACCAGGAAGGGCTTCCACTAGTAGTACCCTGTAAATAATCTGAAAGGGACTCGACCCCATGGACTTAGCAGCTTCAATGACACCTTTATCAACTTCAAGTAAAGCTGACTCTATTTGTCTAGCCACAAAGGGAGTGGAAGCGAAGATGAGAGGTACCACTGCACCCTTTAAGCCAATTGTTGTACCCACTAAAAATCTGGTAATAGGTATAATAGCAGTCAACAGTATTACAAAGGGTAACGATCTGAAAGTATTTACAACTTTACCTAGAACTGAATTTAACAGCTTATTTTCCATAAGGTTATTCTCGCGGGTAACAGTAAGAATTACCCCTATGGGCACTCCCAAAAGTGCAGCAATGAATCCTGCAATTGTAACCATGGCAATGGTATCATTAAAAGCTTTAACTAAATCAGGAAATAGATTGATGACGTTGGGCATCAACTGTTTCAAAAACTCCACCATCTGAAAGCACCTCCACTTTAATATTATTTTGTGTGAGATATCCAATAGCCTTCTTGGTTTTTTCCTCAGTACCACTTAACCTGATTATAAGATTACCTAGGGGCACGCCTTGGATATGCTCGATATTACCAAACAGAATACTTGCAAAGACTCCATAATCCATGGAGATTTTTGATATAAAAGCTTGGCTAGTCTTTTTACCCATAAAGGATATTTTAACAAGCCTTTGAACTTCACCTGGCTTAGAAGCTAGATCATATTCTAGGAAGCTATCTATACTTTCATAACCCATTGTTGAAGCCACAAATTCCTTGGTGATTTTAGCTTGAGGACTAAAAAACACATTCAAGACATCACCAACTTCTACTATCTCACCATTTTCCATAACAGCTACCTTGTTGCAAATCTCTTTAATGACGTCCATTTGATGTGTAATTAGTACAATGGTTAGATTGAGTTTTTCGTTAATATCCTTAAGAAGATTTAAAATTGATCGAGTTGTTTGTGGATCTAAGGCAGAAGTTGCTTCATCACAAAGTAAAACATCAGGATCATTAGCAAGAGCCCTTGCTATTCCAACCCTTTGTTTTTGACCACCACTTAACTGAGCTGGGTACGCATTTGCTTTGTCTTGAATACCCACAAGCTTTAATAGGTTTATGACCTTTTCTTCAATTTGTTTTTTTGTTAGGCCTTTACCCTTTAGGGGATAAGCAACATTAGAAAAAATAGTCCGCCTGCTCATGAGATTAAAATGCTGAAATATCATTCCAATTTTCTCTCTCTTTCGCCTTAGCTCAATGTCTTTAAGAGCTGTGAGTTCAATACCATTTACAGTAACCTTGCCTTCATCGGGAGATTCTAGTAGATTTATACATCTAATTAAGGTGCTTTTCCCAGCACCACTGTAACCTATTATTCCGTATATGTCTCCTTGCTCCACGTGAAGGTTAACATTCTTTAGGGCATGGACAGCAGTACCCTTACTGCCGTAGGTCTTGGTAATATTCTCTAATAAAATCAAATGTAATCCTCCTCTTTTTTGTGAAATAAAAAACCCCTTCTCCACATAGAGAAGGGGTTAGACATAAACATACAAAAAATTTAGTCTTTCCCTCATCTCTCAGAACTATGTTCTGTTGGAGTTAGCACCGTGCACTAATTAGTGTGGTTGCTGAAACTTCATAGGGCCATTCCCTCGGTTTCTCTTGATAAGGTTGTTTATCGTATTAAATTGTTTGCTTGAATTTAAATCTTATTATAAGCACATGAAAGGGAGATGTCAACATGTTTTTCAATTTATTATCAATTTAATTAGTTAAAGCAAGAAACTCACTAAATATTACTAATTATGGTATTTTATTTACTTAGAAGGAATTTAGACAAATAAATAGAATTATAAAGATTAGATTTATTTATTAAATATATATATTCATAAACTAAAATTATAGAACTATTATTCCTATTATTCTATGGAGGTTTTAAATGGAAACTAATAATTTTCAAAAGAGAGTTTTAGAATCTTTGACGAGATGTAAGGAGAAAAAAATTTCACCTCAAAATACCATGCCACTGGTTACAGTTGACGAAAATTCTTTAGGCCTAATACTAGATAGTAATGAGATGTTAGTTAATAAATTTACGGATTTAACAGAGGAAATATTAGGATACATGGGCAAGGGGACTTTAATTATTCTCACTGACCCAAAGGGCATATTACTAAAAGTAGGAAAATCTTGTGACGTGGAAATACTCTTATACCCAGGAGCCTCATTCACTGAAGAAAGCTTGGGGACCAATGCCATATCAATGGCCATGGAGCTAGAAGGGACAGCCTTTTTAGAGCCAGAGCAACATTATTTAGACTTCTTTAAAAAGTGGTATTGCTACGCTAAACCACTTGTAAAGGATAAGGAAATAATCGGTTATATAGATATAACTACAATAAATGAGAAAATGCGTGGTGAGCTCAAAGTTGTAGCTAACATGTTAGCAGATAGAATTACCATTGAGATGAAAGGTAATAAGAATCCTAAAGAAATATCTGTTCCCTTAAGTGATGTCCAAATAAGTGTACTGAGACTAATGGCTAAGGGGCACTCCAACAAGGAGATAACAGATATTCTAAATGCAAGTCCTAACACAATAAAGTATCATAGAAAAATCATTTTCAAAAAACTGCAATCCTCTAATGCAAATGAAGCAGTAGCAAAGGCATATGAAATAGGACTTATATAAAATAACATAAACAACTACCCTTTTGGATAGTTGTTTTAAACTGATGACAAAGTCATTTTTTGATGAATGTCGCATATTAAACGCTGTACAGCATTCTGCGTCGAGACTTAAGGCTTCTACCTAAACTCCAGAAGGGGACCGTTCCAATTCACCGTCCATGGTTCAATGGAACTCTCGAAACGTCAGACTGTGTGGCTAATCTCTAAAAACTCAAGGATTAGCCGTAAATTTCCTGTCTTTTGGTGCAATATGACTTAAACATATAAAAATACAATGATAAAGTGGGTCTAAGAGCTACTAATATCCTTAGTAGTTCTTTCACTCCTATAATATTTATTACTCTTTTAAAATTATAGGCTAGCAAAACTAGGGCTGTCTCTGTAGTTACAGAATCCATCCCTCTTGTTAAAAAATACCCAGCATTCATTGTCCTTTTGATGGTTCCATAAGGATGCTCAACAATCATCTGCCTTTGTAGGTATTTGTCCATATTTGCTTCTGTTCTAGCATCTATAGTATCCAAAAAATCTTGGTTAGGTGACCGATTTATTATCCTGCCTTTGGCTGCAGTGGTGCATTTGCTTTTTGATTCACAGTTTTTACAGGCATCGTAGTTTCTATATTTTATTCTTTTTGGTTCTTTTGATTTGTGGTTTATTCTGCGTAATTCATGGCCCAAAGGACAAATATATAAGTCTTTTTCAGGCACATAAGTAAATTTATCTCCGTAGAAATCTTTGTCTCCTGTGGCGTTAGAATACGACTGTTTTGGCAAATAGACTGTTGTTTCGTTTCTCTCACATTTCATGAGGTCGTCTGCTTGGTAATAGCCTTTATCTGCCGCTACTTCAAGTTTCCTTTTTCCAAATATATCTTTAGCCTTTTCTGCAAGTGAATTTAGGTTACCTTGATCTGCGGGATTGTTTGTAACATCATATGCGACTATAATACCATGCTTAGAGTCTACAGCTGTTTGTATGTTATATGCTACAGTAACACCATTGTTTTTGTTGTCCATAAGCCTAGCATCTTCGTCAACTGTAGATATTTCATTACTTTCGCTATCCTGTAGTTTTTTTTCCAACTCTTCAAATTTAATTTTACGCTCCTTGAGTTTTTCAATTTTTTGCTGAATTTCTTCAGGTGTATACTTAAGTTTAGGTGAATCGTCTTTGTCACTGCTTTCTAACAAATCTAGATAGGAATTAACCTTATCTTCGATATATTGTTTGTGTCTTTGTATTTTTTTCTTTGAGAAATTATTCTTCTTTGAATTATTAGCTTGAATTTTAGTCCCATCTATTGCTATGAATTCCTCGCCTAATAGTTTGAGATCCTTACACAACTTAGTAAAATCCTTGAAAACTTGTTTTAGCTGAGTTTTATTTTCTTTCCTGAAATCAGCTATTGTTTTAAAATCAGGTTTTAGTTTTTGTAATAGCCAAACCACTTCTATATTCCTGTGAGATTCTGTTTCTAGCTTTCTAGATGATCTTATGCCATTTACATACCCATATAGATATAACTTCAATAAAACAGAGGGATGATATCCTGGTGCACCTCTGCGGTGTTCCTTTGATTTAGTGAATGCACTCATATTGACCAGTTTTACGTATTCATCAATTACCCTAACGGGATTATCCTCACCTATGTAATCTTCTATGCAGTCAGGAAACATTGTTTTTTGCTTTCTATCTGTACCTTGTATAAATGACATTTAAAATCCCCTCTCCGATATTCTATAACTTAATTATACTACAGAAAAAGGGAAAAGTACTGTATTTACAGTACTTTGGAGGCATTTTAGACATATATTATTGTTTAATTCTCACACAGTCTGACGTCCTGTTCCTCGCCCCTTCTTCCGTTTAGCTATTCAGCTCTTAAGTCTATCTCCTCGAATTAATTGTACTGCTTTTTAATATGCACATCTAGGGTCAATGACTTTGTCTTAGGTTTATAACATAAACAACTACCCTTTTGGGTAGTTGTTTATGTTGTAAACCTGTGATAATCTTGTTTTAGGGGAAAAATGGTAAAGGGGTAATGTTTTAATTTTTAAACAACCATGTGGAGTCATCTACATGGTTGTTTTGTTATAATATTATGGTTTTAAAAAGAGGATTGTATTGATATGTATAGAATTATATTTAATACATTTAGAATAAACGTAAGTCCAATACTATTTCGTGTAGTTGGGTTAATAAGTAAAAAATAGCTAGAGGAGGAGAAGTGTATGGAAGTTATAAAGTATACTTGCCCAAAGGAGTTTTTTGACTTAGTAGAAGAGTATTTGTTAGCAGACGAAGTAATTAACAATTTGCCCTTGGGTATATTATATAATCTTGTAAAAAACCAGCAAAACTTGAAAGGGCAACCCTTTTTAGCTGCGGTTACTGACAATGGCCAGTTAGAACTTGTAATGATTAAGACAGGAAACAATAACTTGGTGGTTCATGGAGAAGGAGCTAAATTAAAAGAAGCAATTATTTGTGCTATGGATTACATAGTAGATAATAAAGTGCCAATACCCGGTGTAATAGGTCTCAGGGAGGTTGCAGATAATTTCGCAAAGCTATGGAGTGAAAAAGATCTATCCCCTGTGAAAATTGATATGGAACAACTAATATATAAACTAGATAGAGTTAACCCAATTAAGTATAGTGAAGGAAATATAAGACTTGCTATGGATGATGATATAGAACTTTTGACTCAATGGATTTATGAGTTTATGAAGGAAGCATTGGGTGCAGACAACAAAGCTCATGCACAAAACTTTGTGGAAATCAGCATCAAAGATTCATCCCTTTATATATGGGAGGACCAGGGGCCTGTATCCTTAGCAAAGAAAACTAGACCTACTAAAAATGGTATAGTAATAAACTCCGTTTATACCCCCAAAGACAAAAGAGGTAAAGGATATGCCAGCTCATGTGTTGCTAGCCTAAGTCAGTTACTCCTAGATGAGGGATATCAGTTCTGCAGCCTATACACAGACCTATCAAACCCAACTTCAAACAAAATCTACACAGAAATCGGCTATGTACCAATAGCAGAATCTGTAGTATATAAATTTTAGAGAAAAAGCCCGCGACAGCGGGCTTTTTCTTCTAACTATACCTCAAACACAACTTTCCCATTAAAAATAGTCTTCAAAACCTTTACATCATTTATTGTGTCAGGACAGATTTCGAATATATCCTCTGAAAGAACAGTGAAATCAGCTAATTTTCCTGGAGTGATTGATCCTTTTATATCCTCTTCAAAGGAAGCAAAAGCAGCTCCTAATGTATAGCCATAAACAGCCTGCTCTACAGTAATCTTTTGATCAGGTAACCATCCATTTTCAGGGTAACCTTTTAAATCTTTTCTTGTAACAGCACAGTAAATACCTTTAAGTACATCAAAAGTCTCCACAGGGCAGTCAGAACCACAAGCAACATTTACACCTCTGTCGAACATGCCCTTCCAGTTATAAGAGGTTTTTGCCAGTTCCTTTCCAACTCTATCCTCTACAATGTGAAGGTCATAATCAATGAAAATGGGTTGTATATGTGCTACTACACCTAAATCACCATACTTATCAAGAAGGGTTTCGTCCGTTATCTGGCAATGAATAATAGAATGTCTATGATCATCCCGGGGATTTTTGCTTAAAACCTTCTCAAAACTATCAAAAGACATATACATGGTTTTATCTCCAATACAGTGTATGGCAACATGCATCCCAGCATTATGTGCAAGGGATACTAGCTCATCTAGCTCCCTTTGACTATAAACACAAATCCCTCGGGTTGAAGTATCATCTGCATAAGGTTTGCTCAGATAGGCAGTTCGGGCTCCCAATGACCCATCTGCTAAAACCTTAAGGGGGCCAATTTTAAACAAATCATCACCTACACCAGTATTAAAGCCCTGCTCCAAAAAGCTATTTAATC comes from Alkalicella caledoniensis and encodes:
- a CDS encoding LuxR family transcriptional regulator, producing the protein METNNFQKRVLESLTRCKEKKISPQNTMPLVTVDENSLGLILDSNEMLVNKFTDLTEEILGYMGKGTLIILTDPKGILLKVGKSCDVEILLYPGASFTEESLGTNAISMAMELEGTAFLEPEQHYLDFFKKWYCYAKPLVKDKEIIGYIDITTINEKMRGELKVVANMLADRITIEMKGNKNPKEISVPLSDVQISVLRLMAKGHSNKEITDILNASPNTIKYHRKIIFKKLQSSNANEAVAKAYEIGLI
- a CDS encoding IS1182 family transposase, translating into MSFIQGTDRKQKTMFPDCIEDYIGEDNPVRVIDEYVKLVNMSAFTKSKEHRRGAPGYHPSVLLKLYLYGYVNGIRSSRKLETESHRNIEVVWLLQKLKPDFKTIADFRKENKTQLKQVFKDFTKLCKDLKLLGEEFIAIDGTKIQANNSKKNNFSKKKIQRHKQYIEDKVNSYLDLLESSDKDDSPKLKYTPEEIQQKIEKLKERKIKFEELEKKLQDSESNEISTVDEDARLMDNKNNGVTVAYNIQTAVDSKHGIIVAYDVTNNPADQGNLNSLAEKAKDIFGKRKLEVAADKGYYQADDLMKCERNETTVYLPKQSYSNATGDKDFYGDKFTYVPEKDLYICPLGHELRRINHKSKEPKRIKYRNYDACKNCESKSKCTTAAKGRIINRSPNQDFLDTIDARTEANMDKYLQRQMIVEHPYGTIKRTMNAGYFLTRGMDSVTTETALVLLAYNFKRVINIIGVKELLRILVALRPTLSLYFYMFKSYCTKRQEIYG
- a CDS encoding GNAT family N-acetyltransferase translates to MEVIKYTCPKEFFDLVEEYLLADEVINNLPLGILYNLVKNQQNLKGQPFLAAVTDNGQLELVMIKTGNNNLVVHGEGAKLKEAIICAMDYIVDNKVPIPGVIGLREVADNFAKLWSEKDLSPVKIDMEQLIYKLDRVNPIKYSEGNIRLAMDDDIELLTQWIYEFMKEALGADNKAHAQNFVEISIKDSSLYIWEDQGPVSLAKKTRPTKNGIVINSVYTPKDKRGKGYASSCVASLSQLLLDEGYQFCSLYTDLSNPTSNKIYTEIGYVPIAESVVYKF